tgaaaaaatgcataaaagacATGGAATTAAAATTTTTAATAAGATGCATTTCATGTATTATCCGCTAGGGGGCGCACTGTTTTGATCAGAGTAGAAGACAACAGCGGTATCAATGTGCCATCTGCTTCTTTATAAATCTCATTTAATCTTAAAGtgcattactatatttttcAATAACAATTCATTGTTAAAGTTTTGTGCCTTTGCACAATCAGTGGGATCAGTTGCAATGCATATATGTGAATGATAAAAGTAAATTCAATGAACTGGtggacttcaaaactgcacagctcatgttcaaaatcaacaataacatgctgccagactgtatccaaaatatgttcaatttaagacaaagccattacaacctcagaggCGAGAGCATATACAGaaaatcaacaatcagaaccaacactaaACTGAGATGCactacagtggcagcggtggatgtatggaataaattagatatagatttgaaattatgtagaactttaactttatttaaaaaaaacattgaaaagaaggatgatttccttatattcaattaatgagtggcttgatgttgatttgggtatttgtttaattggtgatttgctttgatttttttaaggatgaaggtaacatgtagactgcacctttattttaaaaatcttttttatttttttgaggaatttttgttatccccacagaggcaatttgtttaCCGGCAGTatttctcttactttttgcttttattttattaatttaattaatctttttgagggtaggcaaataataagctttgcttcagcctacacctttttcggtctagatgttatttgtttatttgtatactggaaacttttttgttatgttttctttgaacagttgaacgttttcttgttgtcagttttatcctttgtttttttatttatttttttgtgtcatgaccgaaaataaactaaactaaacttaaaaaaaaattgcacatTTGTCTAAGGAAATATGAGGTGTTCCATGAAATCTTTTATAAAAGGAATGTTCattaaatttcaacatttttcttcaACATATTCTTGCGCTTTTTTACACCAAAACAAAGCAAAGACATGATATTTTGAGTGCGACTTCTAtgcatatattatatagcatGTATGGTATAATTTTAATGGTCCGGCCCACTTGACATCTACCGAGGCCGTATGTGGCCCACGATgtgaaatgagtttgacacccctgctctaaataAAGGGATCCTGTAGGAGTCATActgatgtgttcattcattcatctttaCAGAGTTACATACCGATtctgtttagttttatttcaggtttccaggcgaggtccaacagtctgcgctgacggtccagctcttcttcatactccaagatggtTTTTTCAAACTCTgagaatatttctacagcagctgctgttagtcgctgaccgataaactctctcagatgattaactttagacattgttgaagagaaaaaagaaagtaaacaacagaaccgtccccCACAAAGGAATCTCTGCTCACGTGATCCGTTCGCGCAAAACTTCCGCTCTTCCGCCGGTGTTACAATCTGGAGTTCCGGTAGAGCTCacggttcttttttttttttttctttattgaaaatatattcatatacaaacaacaaggcgtccctttttttttcaacatgtaTCAGGGAAAAAGTGCATAAAGAGAgaacagaaggaaaagaaataaaataaaaaaaggaaaataacttaAGGGGTTAGGGCTTAtccaataaattatattcttcAATTGTGTTCCAAAGTTgtattgcatttctttttgtcatGAGTTTAAGGGCTTTAAAAAAATGGAGGAATTCGTTGTGGAATACACAAAAACGAGGTTTCACCTTCATATACttagatttgtggatgtggaatttaccTAGAATTATAATATTATTGATAAGGAAATCATCGATGTTATTGTCCATTGAAAGTCCAAAAATAATAGCTTCACGTGAGAAGTCCTGCAGGTCAAAAACCTTTGGGTGAAGCCAGTCATGTACATCCTGCCAAAGGGTTTTAGAATACATacaatcaaaaaataaatgatcagtAGTTTCACATCCATCACAGAACATACAGTTATTAGTTTCAATACCAAATCGTTGTCGCAACAGATCACTGGATGGATATATACACTATTTAAGGTTTTAAAATTGAGTTCTTTTGCTTTGGGAGCGATTGgaaattttaaatattttgttcgTAACATGGTGATGATATGTTTGGGGTAAAATTGTAAGATTGAATTTCTATAGGATACCAAGGGgtatgaaattaaattaaacatatttctAATTGATTTGTTTGGAATTTTACCGTCGTTAAAGTCACAGCCACCAACCAAAAGTTGTGGAAAAAGAGGGCTAATAGGAGCAGGGTTAGTTACAATAATACCCTTTATTAAAATCAAAATAGATTTGGGGATGGCCTTGTTGATAGATTTAAATGTCGTACGGTTGCAGCCTAGGTCATATTTAAGGCAAAAGTTCTCGTATGATAACAAATCACCACCACTGTCAACTAAGTGAAGGACAGACCAAATATCCTTTTCCATCCAGTTCTTGTTGTACAACGACTTGTTTCTGACTGTGATATATCGATTGTTCCATATTAGACTATTGTGGGGGGTAAAGTTATGATTATACAATAGTTTCCAATACAAAAGTACCTGCTGAGAGCTCACGGTTCTACGGATAGTTCCTACTCGCAGTGACAGTATTTAATTTACCctgtcattacccgatgtgagtcgctacccgatttgagtcacacatgcgcagttgcattatgaatgtaaaatgattgtaatgtaatgttaaaaatgtgttaGTTTATACCATTCCCAactgaaaaaatatgaacatatctatgcatctctctctatctctatatattatttttattgtctacatttttggggtaatattaaactaatgaaaatggtgtttcttctcattcatcattagtaatatatcaaagggaacttttacttatttcattaaaattcagaccaaataggaaaagcaatcatgtaaataataatatccctaacttattgtgagAAGTGTATATCAAAACAAGTGTGTGTTTAGATCTTGTCTATCAAGTCTGGCAACGTAACTGTAGTTTGTCCAagcgactgcgcatgtgtgactcaaatcgggtgcgactcacatcgggtaatgacaTACCCATGAaaataattagaacaaaatgcatacaacatttttttcatcactggtttactactaCTTTAGTCATTttacgcttttatccaaagcaacttgagaaaacaacacaagcaagaaggtttaaacagagttttattttttccgatgACGCAATTTAAACGATAAGCCTCTGATTattaatatcaataaataaaagaaaaatattttttaattcatgtgtactttattatttgtcataaaacatttatgttgttaagaaacttttattgcaatgggcttcaaaataatacacatgataagtctttgagacattaaaacatttaaatatccaaCTTAGTTTACTTCAGCTCTTCCAGAAAGTGGATTTATCATTGACGTGCACATGCAGGACTCATGAGTCACCGTttggcattaaaataaaaaagtaagttaAGTCAGAGGGAAGGTAAACTTCAGATGGTACGACCAGAGGGAACACAGGAAATGGAATGAGGatcaattaacatgattttgatctgaaatatatagatatacaaaacacatttaaagctgcagtttccaagaTTTGACCACTAGAGGAcataaagatcccaaactaaccacaaactctttttttccaaactttattgaTAGCCTGCCAGcatacagacatttattttgtatgtaaaataaaatctttctcAGTGTAGATATTTACTAttggataaaacatatataaaaacacaagaaaacatataaattaaaataaagcaCAAAATATCTCCTTATTCTGGAGTTACTGAAAGTAAGTTATTGAAGTACAGCAGTGTTCGTTCACTTTTCTTATTTGACATTAGCTTTAAAGTGTTTATATAAAAGTTTAATTCCACTGTAAATATATCAACGTAACTTAAtcttatgaatatgaaatttaCCCATCAGAAGCATAAGATTTGTTATAAAGCATATTGGTTTGTCATCAATTTCAATATCTTTGGGTGTGATTTTGATGGACAGTCCAGTTTTATCACAGATACATTTTTCCCTGTTTCCTCCAAAATACAGTTGACGATGGGCCAACACAAAACAAATCTTCTCTGGCTCATCTacacaaaaaaaatgcacatttcATCCACTTCATCAAACCTAGAAATTAACTTGTTACAAAAGTAAATACAATGCAAAATTTTCAAATGAACCTCtctaattttatttgaaatacaaAATTGAGAGGGACACAGCCATGTCTTGCACCAGTTTATACCGACCAACTGTGAATCCCAAAAACACTTCCCTCTGGGCAAAATCTTATGTCCCTGTAATGATTTctttatatgtttgtttttacattttctgtcttttatGCCAATCCCTTCGACCTTTAAAGAAGGTGTCTGAACAACAACTTTATAATaacttaaattacattttattaatttaatcatACCAATGGGAATAGCCTTTACAATGTAAGCAAACTCTCTGTATTTGACTGGAAAGGTTTTAGCTTTTAAGAAGTCTTCATAACTATAAAGATTTCCATTATCGTCAAACAAGGCCACCACAAAGATTATGTCCCTCTCAAACCAGCTCTCTTTATATACACTTCTGTTGTTTATAGTGATATGCCCATTGTTCCAGAGTATTTCTATGTGTGGAAAAAAGTTGTGGACATAACATATTGGAGAGTAAAGCCTGTTAAGATTTAGAAAATTTTAGTGGTAAACTTTAGTGGTTAAACTGCACCTTTTAAAGCTTAAATCAAAGGTTTGGGTTTATTCTTCCCATAAATGGACATGAATGCACACCATTATTTATTGCAAGTgtgtggttaaaaaaataaaataattcagtaTATGTTTAAATTAGATACTGGTCTAAATTTTAAATTTAACATTATGGTAAATGTGTAGAATCATAAAAGGATTAACGAAAAGAAAAACTGAGCTCATGATATTGCTTTGACTCAGTTtttcccatgaattatcacgatTATCTGATAtacgtgcagctcagattttaagatGCCTAAagacttttacagttttcagcgaactatgtataacatagCAGTATACTGCAAAATTTGGATACGCTATATCGTAttgtgactcaagtatcgtgatgtgtatcccacatcactcatttcctcattcaaatgcaaaccaaatgttcttgttttctaaataaaggcattttaaaggcaaggcaaatttattaatatagcacaattcaacacaaggtgattcaaagtgctttatatcgacattaaaagcagcaagacataattgtacagtaaatagcaaataaaatgaaataatgagaaaagaaggtaaaataatagtaaaaaaaaataaggggaactaaaagcaaaccgtatctgactgcactgacttctgaaatTGTCAAGGTTTTTTGTTGAATGTTGCAAacattaaagtttataaaatggtgacaaatggttggctgttctgtttTCTGATTTGTTAATGGTTCCGTTTCTTCTTCTGTCCTCGTTTCTCTGcagtttcttcatgtttttcagaggaacgttgtaaaaactgaacatgtaaaaatatcaaacttggactaacctctgaacggagcagatggagagagtttaacaacatggagctgcagattaactttacaaagagagaCGAAGTAAGagacgggaaaaaggacgtgtgagagaggctttgtagattaACGAAATAAACCGACACGTTTAATGAAACttcagcacatactaacagttctttatttgcaccgtggagacggcaagttaccaacagcaacaaataatacgattataaaaaacaaaaccacatcgttccctctgcgtcaagttgatggagaagcataaatccgggatgaacctgcaacccttgtggggaggggattaggctcatcagccacagcagGTGGTGGTCGGACTTCTTCgtctcttcttctgtgggtcagacaggagtggacagctgcccccggaggacaaCATGAGCTttatttgtcacgagtcaccagacttcttcTCCAGGTGAACTTTCATGTGACTCAGTAAAtcaattctgcggctaaaacctttgttgcacgtcctGCACAAATACCGCCTGCACGTCTGCGTGGTTATGTGGGTTTTAAGATGTGCTGATTGAGTAAAGGTTTTGccacaggtgttgcacaggtacggcctttctccggtgtgggtcctcgagtgaatcaccaggatGGAACTTCgcttgtaactttttccacatgttttgcagacgtAGGGCTTCTCTTCcatgtgtgtggttatgtgagTTTTAAGATGTGATAAAgtagtaaaggttttgttgcaggtgttgcacaggtacggcctttcgcctgTGTGGGTCCTTGAGTGAATCCACAGGGTGGAACGTAgactgtaactttttccacatgttttgcagatgtagggcttctcgcccatgtgtgtggttatgtggcgtttcaGATTTGATgaattagtaaaggttttgccacaggtgttgcacaggtacggcttttTGCCaatgtgggtcctcgagtgaaccagcaGGCTGGAATTAtacctgtaactttttccacatgctgTACAGACGTAGGGCTTTTTGCCCATGTGGATCATTTTATGCTTCTCGACTGTTGAGGATTTTCTAAAccattttccgcaggtgttacacaggtacggcctttcgccagtgtggatcttcatgtgttCCACTAAAAtactacttttactgaactctttcctgcaagttcTGCAAGAAAAtgccttcttccccgtgtgggtgcTGGTCAGTTTCGATTTACAGTTGCCGACTGACGGGACAGCAGtgtcttcgtggtcaccgtgttgtctcattggctccagatctgcagttttactggagtctgagcgtaaactttcagttctttcctcatctttgttttgagcttcaggagaagtatgcaacagcagctggtcacagtttggtcctggttcaccattttcaactttcacatcagcgagattgaccaatgagacatccacctctacgtcctcctgCTTcctctcctgaccgctggagtcttcctccagttctgtagtctgtggattccctgattcctcctggtccgggctgcagctcctctccaggttatcgaggtgctggtcactgaaaaccccgtactcctccaccttacaaacattttcttgtgggaggtctggaattacaaaaagggacaca
This window of the Cololabis saira isolate AMF1-May2022 chromosome 21, fColSai1.1, whole genome shotgun sequence genome carries:
- the LOC133422645 gene encoding zinc finger protein 501-like, which encodes MSKVNHLREFIGQRLTAAAVEIFSVFEKNILEYEEELDRQRRLLDLAWKPEIRLNRIDLPQENVCKVEEYGVFSDQHLDNLERSCSPDQEESGNPQTTELEEDSSGQERKQEDVEVDVSLVNLADVKVENGEPGPNCDQLLLHTSPEAQNKDEERTESLRSDSSKTADLEPMRQHGDHEDTAVPSVGNCKSKLTSTHTGKKAFSCRTCRKEFSKSSILVEHMKIHTGERPYLCNTCGKWFRKSSTVEKHKMIHMGKKPYVCTACGKSYRYNSSLLVHSRTHIGKKPYLCNTCGKTFTNSSNLKRHITTHMGEKPYICKTCGKSYSLRSTLWIHSRTHTGERPYLCNTCNKTFTTLSHLKTHITTHMEEKPYVCKTCGKSYKRSSILVIHSRTHTGERPYLCNTCGKTFTQSAHLKTHITTQTCRRYLCRTCNKGFSRRIDLLSHMKVHLEKKSGDS